GTGGCCTCTTCTCCTGGTGGCCGAAATGTGGCCACTGGCCAAGCGCGGCCGTGAGTCTCCAACTGGCCGCACCACCATGCCGAAAAAAAGGGAGAGGGCTTCTTCCTGACGGCCATGAAAAAGGACCATCGTTTATCGGCGGTTCTCCCCTTGATCGCCGGAAAAGCGGTGGTCGGCAGGGAGGGGACAAGGAGGCTGGCTGTTGTCCAAAAGATTTCGGTGGCCACCGCCACCGTTTGGGCGAGAAGGGTCGCCGGTTTTGGccccttctcctcctttctATCGGGAGGAAGATCAAGTTTTGGAttcgggtttcggatttcggatttcgggttttGGAATCTGACCCGAAATCCGAATCCGGTtaccgaaaaaaaaaagctgcaaCCAACACGCAGCCAACCTAACAAACTGAAGAAATTATATTCTAGGGGGCATGCACCACCTACCATAATCAGAGCTGTCTGTTTATATAGTGATGCATCGAGATGAGTACTTGAAGAACGGAGCCCATAGAAACAAGAGGTTAATTATAATTGCTGGCATGCACGACCACTTGGTGCATGCAGTGTAAGGTATAATTTCTCACGAAATTGGCTTGCATATCCAGGTTTGTCCTAAGTTATATTGTTTGTGATTGAAGAACGGAGCCCATAAAAACAAGAGATTGTGATTGCATCAAGATGGGTGCTTGAAGAATCGAGCCCATAGAAACGAAAAGTTGTGATTGCTGACGTGCATGACCACTTGGTGTGcatgatttttcaaaaaattggcTTGCATATCCAAGTTTGACCCTAGTTATATTACTTATGATTGTGATTTATGCTAActtgtatcttaattttatctagattttttttgaaaaatgtaGATATGCTAAATCTTTATTTGgcattaaggctgcaaatgggtcgggtcgacccgagacccgacccgacccgaattttaggacccgtggGTCCGGGTCGATCctaaaattggatccgaatCATTTTTTGGGTCAGTTCTAGGTTTATCGAACGGATCCGATCCGACTCGAAGGGGGGCGAAGAGAAGGGGGGGGAAgcaaaagagagttttttttttgtgtgggtcATAGCACTATTTGTCcatcaggattctctctcgatctattacactgttgatacctttggtgtctcggtagcttgttttttttttcttctgttttttggcttctgttttttttaacttttgcagggaggaagtgagggaacactgaactgaatatgggtcatgtgccagttttctgcgatggaattggattttggaagaaggtccgggattttttttgtcctcgtgagaggggagcagggagacaccaagttccgtccaatcagtcatacggACAAaatatagtgtgatatgaaatttggcttgcagaccgacttagttagtagTCATggttcatctgttctgactggaggtcaatcgCAAGTCTTtcaaagtcatgggtcacccagcacctcatgatatgaccaaattagatttgcccaaattctttcctaaaagtaaaaaaattgaatCCGATTTGAATCCGAATCGATccaactcggatccgatccgacccggtcTTCAACCAGGTCGGatttggatccaaaattaggacccaaaTAAAAAATCGGATCGGATTGGGGTCATCCAGGATCCGACTCGATGCGACCTATTTGCACCACTATTTGGCATGTTTTATGTACGGAtgtataagtttttttttctttttgttcaacTTCAGGTTCACACGATGCATTATAAGTTCTTTGTTATTTGTTAGATAGGGGTATTGATTTGACGCTTGAAAACGTACCTCCACATTTCTAATGGATCTCATGATATATGTTGATTATTAAAATCGATTATTTTGTTGTTCAATGTATTGTTTCATTGTTTATGATCAATTTTTATGGAGTGTTACGTGAGCATGACTTGCACTTTGACAATATATGTTGATCATTTGTTTGGATTCAAGGAACCAttttataatttaattctattttttttgaggCATTATTATGTTCAATTTAATCAAACCAGTTAATTAGTTTGCTTTGCAATTAATGTTGTTTATCACTGGCTTATAATTTTTCAATGATGTTTCATGAGTGACATAGTATTTTAAATCTCATAATAGCATTAATGCAGAAATCAAGGCAAAAATTCAAAAGTTCCTCTTTTTCTGAATTTTGTTTGGTAATTAGGAGGCGATCCTCAgataaaaaggggaaaaaagaacaTTAGAATTGGAGTCAAATTAAACATTCACAAAACTGCAGTCATACATATTAAATCATATCTAGTATCACAAATGCATTGACTTACAAAATCATCcttggttttatttttggtttcttGGGCATACTAATTAATGGTATTTCATCATAAGTTCATTCCATCAAAAAGAAGTAAGTACTTGAAGCTTGAATTGTAAAGCATATGAGATcatttatattattaattatgttAGATCTTACCCAGCTTCCAAGAGGAATTAGCTGGTACGATTGTACAACAGATGGCGAGGTGCcagttttctaaaataaatatgatggtcaaccaaaaaaaaaaatgcagcttGTGTCATCTCTTCGTCGACTAATATGTTGTTAATCTCCAAATTTTATTTGGAAGTTGCTTAGAATCACTTGCCCTTTTTTCATCTAAGATCTTAAAAATACCATGACACTAGAAAATCATGCCAATTTATTAGCTCGATAACTTCCATTGAAAGCtcaagcaactaattaatccacatgTATGTGTATCTTGCCACCATCCAATACAATTTATGTAAGTTAATGTTCTTGATgcctacaaaaaaaagaaaaataaattaaaaaaaacatatattttgaTATAATCTATTTCATTATCTCTCTCTGATGGTTATTGAGAGATTGCGAGGTTATGTTCCAAagaatattatcttttttttcttttgattagaTAAGTCCAACAATAACATAGTTTAGATGTCGTATATTGGAGTGAAGAGAAAACACATACCGTAACTTttacgttttttttttcaaagttaaaattaaaatacataaTATTTATGTAGAGTGCATTGTTTTAATTGGTTAACATTCACAGAAGCAACATGCTTTAGAGCaaataaacaaaacaaaacaaaaatcaatgatacatctcaacaaaaaaaaggaaaaaatatggTATCATCTTAATTACAtctattgaaatatatatttttgtgctcaagaaatcataatattattcttgatttttattttgaagaTAGATGGTAATCGTATTTAAGGAGTTCCTTTAGTTGTGTAAATACCTTAAGGAGTTTCCGATTATGGTTTAAGATACTGAGGATACactattcaacacttgaataggATACAATCAACGaaatgaacttttttttttaatctttaatGAGTGCTTTATGATGATTTGTTTTTTGCCACCCATAAAATATTTGCTTGTTCAAAACATTTGTAAAACATCTAGCACAGCTCAATCCACTCTTTGCTTGTCCTTTTCAATACACTTACTCCCTCATGCCATATTCGGCTTCAAGAAGtgaggtcaagaaaagaaaaaaaaaaaaaaaaaacagaggcagGTCAAGTCCAATGACTTCTTATCCACTTGTTTGGATATGTTGAGCTCTTTATCCCCTTTCTAGTCTTTCCCCTCTGATTAGAGGGATTAAAGGTCTTCCAAAAAAGATAGTGCCATTTGTAGAGGTGATTAGTTTGTTTATCTAGGGCACCAATCAATTGGAGAGTATATGAAAGCAAAGAGCATCTTGCAAGGTGGGGGAAACCTACTCCATGcatttttctcttctattttttttcgccGGCCATGAGCCACCATTGCCATGTCAGCAATTTGACCACCTCGCAGCTCGCCACGTTGACATATTTATCGAATGCTGACATGTATGGATGACGGAGAGCGTCGATGCCAAGCTGTCATCAGCTCGAACAAGATGCGACTCTCAAATTGGAATAAGAACCGGCATTGTTGCCTGAATGGCTGACCTAACTGGGTCCACGAACAAGCATTTAGTTGATTCGTTAGTTAAAGCATGACAGCAAATCAGCTGATAGTAATGGGTGATGAGTCACAAGATGCCCCCCACAAAGATTTGCTTGACTAAAACTCTCAAAAAGTCTTGCCTCCTATTGATTCCACAAGCTACTGTCTAAAATTAACCTGTCTGACCTCCCAAGGACATGGTCGGTTGGTCACTATGGGAAGTTGGCCccacaaaagaatggaggttggACCCATGTTAGTCACTAGTGGCAGTGGATTGAAGAGGAGAACTAGAAGACACTGGCATTGGAGAGTTTAGAATAAACTGCTATAAAGCTGAAGTCTAAGGAGGGTATGGGTCTGGTCCTACCATCCCTATTCCTGGGCTTTTCCACTGCTAGGAACTGGTGGTATTCTTTTGCTCTGAGGGATTGATTCCATGATGGCATCATGGGATTCTGATTCCCACATGAACTCGAATTGGATATGGCTGAGCCCACAATCCCTTTCCATAGATTTCATCCAATAGAGGCTCCACCACAAGCTCCATTTTTGAAgtaaagaagaaatttcattaaGAAAAGAGTACTAGTAAGTCTTTAGCGAGATTGGAGAATAATGACTGTGATGGTCCCCATGACCATTATTGAGGCTTTCTGCCAATTTCAATCTGAAGAGCAACTATGGTCCAATAGCCTCTTGTCATGGTGGATCGTTGACCGGCGAAGCCGGCGAGATATCTCATTCATAATCTTTGATAGGTATTTTGCGATATCATCAATCATGCGAGTTGAGGTCAGCATGTGAATCACATTGGGAGAATGGATTGAATTAGGTTTGAAATGACATCATTTGAGGCTAAAAATCACTAGCAGCTGCATTGCATTTTGAGTCATCATCTTGCATATTTCATTTATAAAGAAGTACTAGTAGAACACCCCTTGCTACAATATCATGATTAAATTAGAAGAATCGATGCCAAGATTATCACCAACAATGGATAAAATAGATGAAAGAAGTACCAATTCGTACAAATTTTAGTATCTAAAGAATGAATGCCCTAATTGGAAGGAAATGACTGCTAAAATGCAAATATCGGcaacaattaaatttttttccagCCACATCCATCAAAGGAGAAAAACACAAGGAGTTGAAAGTTGAAACCAATCCAGCAAACATGATCAAATTAATAATCAGCTATCATCATACATTTGAATGAATAAAAAATTTAGGTTTTGAGAGTAGTTTACATTTGAGTATTGATGAAAACAAAAATGCCGAAATAATGTATTTATATCTTGACCACCATCCACCTCCAGAAAAGATCACAAAAAATACAGCCGTGCTATGGTTTTTTTCGCAATGGTTGTAAGACATAATTAATAAACAATCTTCAGGCATCAGTACATGCAAGCATTCAAATCATGGATGCTCTAGGAAGCCCGTTAGGAATTGTCCATGACCTCAATAAAAGGCTAACTCTCTTTGGAATTGGTCCATGGTGGCTGCATCATGAAGAACTACCATGGAATTTCTTGCAGTCGTCAAGAAAACTATAACATGTGAAGACCCAATACAGGTGGATCAGAGACTTAGATTTGTGGCTTAGAGTTGCttccaaaagccagctcaaaTATTTGGTTATAATCATCTACGAAGTGAACTTCAAGGCCTTCCTTCACATTGGCAGCAAGCTCatcaaaatctcttctgttagcTGATGGGAATATGATAGTCTTCACCTCACTTCTTCTTGCAGCAATTATCTTCTCCTTTACCTGTTTGGTAGGAatgaaacttttaaaaactaaCAGAAAAAAACGAAGTCACAGAGCagtaataatactaaataaTGGTGATTTCTGgtgttatttttcaaaataagacTTCAGAATGATTTTTATCAAATATAGGAAGTTTGCAAATTTAGTAAAAATGTCAAGCTTTGCAGTTTCCAACTCAAAAATTCAGGCTATGACAAAATGCATATAAACTCCTAGATTCAGGTATTTCTACAATGGATGGTAAATCATATAGCATATAAAGATCAAATGGAcaaatatgatgaattgaaagACAGAGAGTATGTCGCACATCCCGTGGTTGGAAACCAAAACAAGAATAAGAAACATTAAGTCTTAAAACAATCATGAAAACAAAAAACTATGAACTTTCGATTATTATGGTCGGTCACAATGATGAATAAAGATTATGTCACAGAGATAACATACCCCACCAATTGGGAGAATCCGTCCTGTCAATGTTACTTCACCAGTCATTGCAAGTTCTTTTTTAACATGCTTTTTCATGGCAAGAGACAACATTGAGGTTATCATGGTGCACCCTGCACTTGGTCCATCCTTGGGGGTAGCACCAGCCGGCACATGCAAATGGAGCTTGGAGTCTGCAAAAAATGGATTGTCTGGTTCTTTCTGAAGCAATATTGCTCTGGCTACGGTATGAGCTATTTGCGCACTCTCCTTCATGACGTCTCCGAGCTGACCCGTCAATAGAAGTGCACCTTTCCCTTCTCCTTGCTCCACTAGGGCGGTCTCAACATACAATGTTGAACCACCCATTGCAGTCCAAGCAAGACCCATGACAACTCCTACTGGAGTCTGATCATATATACGTTCGGCATGGAATACTGGTTTGCCCACAAAATCAGCCAGGTTTGAGACATCAACTATGACCTTTTCAATCACATTATCAACTTTCACATCCTTTACATCACTTGTTTTTATATTGACCTGTAAATAGAGAAATCAATCAATTAATACATGACACAATGAATATACGGTGCATAAATATGCATATGTTAACATATATGCATACTACATTAAAGTAATTTCTATCGTCTGACTGATCCTTCCACTAatgtgaaaaaaaaagtttacacATAGGACTTGTAAGAAAAATCACTAGTAGGTGTCAATGTTAAACCAATTCTTACACTACAATAAAATGCATGTTTTAGTCACTTAGCTTCTCAGAATACCTTTGAATCAACgggttggtctgttgttgcaaTACCGTCTGATGATAAGAGAGTTGGCTGCACTTTGTCAGCCTCCAACTGTTCAACAAGATGCTCATGAGAAGTTGCTTCTGATTCTTCTGTGGCAGTTCCATTAGGCTGTTCATGTAACGAGACTTCAATTGCTTGTTCAGATTCTGTTAAGGTAGTTGTTGTAGCCCTTTCGTGTGAGTTCCCATCCTCCAGTTTCTTCCCCCCTGGACCATCATCTGCAATTTGAGTAGGCTCTTCAGTAGATTTCTCTCTAAGCTGTTTGGCTCCTTGCTGAAGGCTGACTTTTAGAGATTGCTCATTTGTCACCCCTTGACGGACAAGTTGCAGAGCTATCTATATTAAAGCATAAGAATAAAATCGGTCATGAATAGGAAAAATATTCAAGGTTTTCTgaaatcaaaatatttatttcattgataggaaaagatgcaaatttaaatatctaatatacATCAATGGTCATAAAAATGCAAATGAAGGGAATGACTGAGAATTCATAGATGATAGTAATAGAAATGCATGTATGCTTATGAAACTAGTGCTTCTGCATATTTAATGGCCAGAAAACATTCAGATTAATCACTGCTAAAAGGGGAGACTTTCACAGAAAAGCTTTTGATTACAGAAATATTGACTTCCAACATCTCTCAAAGGGGTGTAAAGCCTATGACAAAATAAACTTCAATTAAGTACAACTACACCAGAAGATGCATTAATTGAAGCAATAATTTGTAAAGGAAAACATTTGTTTAATAGAAAAACATAAACAATTTGGAAAGCTACAAGTGAAAAACCACCAATTCAAATATCctgttaaaataaaaatttcagaaagccAAAACTAGCAGGTCAATAATTTAACATTTCTAATTGTTTCTTTAATCCTTCCCATAATTCTCCAACTAGCACATCCGACAAGTATACCTATTTGTGAGATGACCCAAATACCCAAATGTCTTGCATAAGCAATATGCAAACTAGTTACAAAAAATCGAGGCAATTGGGTTTTTCATTGATAGGGACAACCAGCTAGACACTTTGGTCAAAACATCATAACTAGCTTGTTATGTTCATGCACGCATTCAAACCagaactaaatcaaaatatCACCTAGTAACAAGCATCTTGTGTTCTCATGATGCATTTCAGATTGTATACGGTGCCGTTTGAAGTTCAAAGTCATTACTAATTTTTCTGAAGAAAGCATACCGATAACATTGTGGCTCGTCATCAGAGGCAACCCAATGCTCAACAGTTATGGTTGGGATTTGCTAGCAAAACAATTACtttgaaaataaataataaaattacgaatatttagatttaaaaaCTGATACTTCTTTTCTGAAGTTCTAACAACTGTGTCACAAACCTTGCGGTATATCTTCTCAATTTGCTTTTGAAGATTCCGAACACCTGCCTCTCGGCAATAATTTTCTATCAGAGCAAGAAGAGCTGCATCAGTCACTTCAACCTGGATACATTG
This genomic stretch from Phoenix dactylifera cultivar Barhee BC4 unplaced genomic scaffold, palm_55x_up_171113_PBpolish2nd_filt_p 002076F, whole genome shotgun sequence harbors:
- the LOC120109354 gene encoding lon protease homolog, mitochondrial-like isoform X2, producing the protein MAESSSLHHQLAELFPGKIICLSGPPGVGKTSIGRSMARALNRRFYRFSVGGLADVAEIKGHRRTYVGAMPGKMVQCLKNVGTANPLVLIDEIDKLGKGHAGDPASALLELLDPEQNANFLDHFLDVPIDLSKVLFVCTANVVEMIPNPLLDRMEVIALAGYITDEKMHIARDYLEKTTREACGIKSEQIALQLVRQGVTNEQSLKVSLQQGAKQLREKSTEEPTQIADDGPGGKKLEDGNSHERATTTTLTESEQAIEVSLHEQPNGTATEESEATSHEHLVEQLEADKVQPTLLSSDGIATTDQPVDSKVNIKTSDVKDVKVDNVIEKVIVDVSNLADFVGKPVFHAERIYDQTPVGVVMGLAWTAMGGSTLYVETALVEQGEGKGALLLTGQLGDVMKESAQIAHTVARAILLQKEPDNPFFADSKLHLHVPAGATPKDGPSAGCTMITSMLSLAMKKHVKKELAMTGEVTLTGRILPIGGVKEKIIAARRSEVKTIIFPSANRRDFDELAANVKEGLEVHFVDDYNQIFELAFGSNSKPQI
- the LOC120109354 gene encoding lon protease homolog, mitochondrial-like isoform X3; its protein translation is MARALNRRFYRFSVGGLADVAEIKGHRRTYVGAMPGKMVQCLKNVGTANPLVLIDEIDKLGKGHAGDPASALLELLDPEQNANFLDHFLDVPIDLSKVLFVCTANVVEMIPNPLLDRMEVIALAGYITDEKMHIARDYLEKTTREACGIKSEQVEVTDAALLALIENYCREAGVRNLQKQIEKIYRKIALQLVRQGVTNEQSLKVSLQQGAKQLREKSTEEPTQIADDGPGGKKLEDGNSHERATTTTLTESEQAIEVSLHEQPNGTATEESEATSHEHLVEQLEADKVQPTLLSSDGIATTDQPVDSKVNIKTSDVKDVKVDNVIEKVIVDVSNLADFVGKPVFHAERIYDQTPVGVVMGLAWTAMGGSTLYVETALVEQGEGKGALLLTGQLGDVMKESAQIAHTVARAILLQKEPDNPFFADSKLHLHVPAGATPKDGPSAGCTMITSMLSLAMKKHVKKELAMTGEVTLTGRILPIGGVKEKIIAARRSEVKTIIFPSANRRDFDELAANVKEGLEVHFVDDYNQIFELAFGSNSKPQI
- the LOC120109354 gene encoding lon protease homolog, mitochondrial-like isoform X1, whose amino-acid sequence is MAESSSLHHQLAELFPGKIICLSGPPGVGKTSIGRSMARALNRRFYRFSVGGLADVAEIKGHRRTYVGAMPGKMVQCLKNVGTANPLVLIDEIDKLGKGHAGDPASALLELLDPEQNANFLDHFLDVPIDLSKVLFVCTANVVEMIPNPLLDRMEVIALAGYITDEKMHIARDYLEKTTREACGIKSEQVEVTDAALLALIENYCREAGVRNLQKQIEKIYRKIALQLVRQGVTNEQSLKVSLQQGAKQLREKSTEEPTQIADDGPGGKKLEDGNSHERATTTTLTESEQAIEVSLHEQPNGTATEESEATSHEHLVEQLEADKVQPTLLSSDGIATTDQPVDSKVNIKTSDVKDVKVDNVIEKVIVDVSNLADFVGKPVFHAERIYDQTPVGVVMGLAWTAMGGSTLYVETALVEQGEGKGALLLTGQLGDVMKESAQIAHTVARAILLQKEPDNPFFADSKLHLHVPAGATPKDGPSAGCTMITSMLSLAMKKHVKKELAMTGEVTLTGRILPIGGVKEKIIAARRSEVKTIIFPSANRRDFDELAANVKEGLEVHFVDDYNQIFELAFGSNSKPQI